The proteins below come from a single Tachypleus tridentatus isolate NWPU-2018 chromosome 13, ASM421037v1, whole genome shotgun sequence genomic window:
- the LOC143238260 gene encoding uncharacterized protein LOC143238260, with the protein MRVLLSVTLLGATALSLPVYNEKTSKDSSPMDENPIVQIGSQERPPMSISGHVGMTFEHIPENQPHEAFQNYDPDANEFLDPFEYQEWGTARNIEIKPLDDVGDDGHFSTLELQNMSWYSGIQPELPEVERGSHKDIIEESTDDVKKQDDGENFIPSDKMFGIDKDFKNGNKDEVNKEEHPSEEEVTDEENSLEEEVRNNENPSEEEVKNEENLLEEEVKNEENPLEEEVKNEENSLEEEVRNEENPSEEDIRDEENPLEEFIGERNPSKEDVTDEENPSEEEDYHQEKVNDLLNNDDYNFRSQEPLEITGLLVESENA; encoded by the exons ATGCGGGTACTGCTCTCTGTAACGTTGCTAGGAGCAACAGCGTTGTCTCTACCAGTATACAATGAGAAGACTTCGAAAGATAGTTCACCGATGGACGAAAACCCAATAGTTCAGATAGGTTCACAAGAACGTCCACCAATGTCCATCTCTGGACATGTAGGCATGACATTTGAACACATACCAGAAAATCAACCGCATGAGGCTTTTCAAAATTACGATCCAGACGCTAATGAGTTCTTGGACCCATTTGAGTATCAGGAATGGGGAACTGCTAGAAACATCGAAATCAAGCCTTTGGATGACGTAGGCG ATGATGGACATTTTAGCACTCTGGAGCTCCAAAATATGTCATGGTATTCTGGAATTCAACCAGAATTGCCTGAAGTGGAAAGAGGTAGCCATAAAGATATAATTGAAgaaagcactgatgatgtaaaaaaacaagatGACGGAGAAAATTTTATTCCTTCAGACAAGATGTTTGGTATTGACAAAGATTTCAAGAATGGCAACAAAGATGAAGTCAATAAGGAAGAACACCCTTCAGAAGAAGAGGTCACAGATGAAGAGAACTCTTTGGAAGAGGAGGTCAGAAATAATGAGAACCCTTCAGAAGAAGAGGTCAAAAATGAAGAGAACCTTTTAGAAGAAGAGGTCAAAAATGAAGAGAACCCTTTAGAAGAAGAGGTCAAAAATGAAGAGAACTCTTTAGAAGAAGAGGTCAGAAATGAAGAGAACCCTTCAGAAGAAGACATAAGAGATGAAGAGAACCCTTTAGAAGAATTCATAGGTGAAAGGAACCCTTCAAAAGAAGATGTTACAGATGAAGAGAACCCTTCAGAAGAAGAGGACTACCACCAAGAAAAAGTAAATGATTTGCTCAATAACGATGATTATAATTTCCGATCACAAGAACCTCTGGAAATAACTGGCCTGTTGGTAGAATCAGAGAATGCCTGA